The Paenibacillus sp. RC334 nucleotide sequence GCAACTCGCCTGCATGAAGTCGGAATTGCTAGTAATCGCGGATCAGCATGCCGCGGTGAATACGTTCCCGGGTCTTGTACACACCGCCCGTCACACCACGAGAGTTTACAACACCCGAAGTCGGTGGGGTAACCCGCAAGGGAGCCAGCCGCCGAAGGTGGGGTAGATGATTGGGGTGAAGTCGTAACAAGGTAGCCGTATCGGAAGGTGCGGCTGGATCACCTCCTTTCTATGGAGAATCGTTTCCTGCAACGGAAACATTCAAATCAGCAGGTACAATGTACCTGCGAACGGATATTCAATTCGGTTCATCACATCTGTGTGAATGAAATGGATATCCAAAGCGACTCACTCGTTGCTCAGTTTTGAGAGCTCAAACTCTCAATATACTGCATGAATATCATCCACTCGGTTGAGTTGGACCGATAATCACACAGGCTACAGTTTCGATGAAACTGTATTGCACCTTGAAAACTGGATACCGAAACGAAATTGCGTTTTAGAATATTCCTTTACGCTGATCTTGTGTAAACAAGTGAAATAAAGGTAGCAGGTAAGGAAAGATATTTTGCCTTTGGTAAACATCATTCTTTATCGAACATCGATATTTTCTTTCTTTGAAAGAAAAATCTAGGTTAAGCTACAAAGAGCACACGGAGGATGCCTAGGCGCCAGGAGCCGACGAAGGACGTGGCGAACAACGATAAAGCCTCGGGGAGCTGTAAGCAAGCTTTGATCCGGGGATGTCCGAATGGGGAAACCCGGCTGTCTTCATCGACAGTCACTTTCTGCTGAATACATAGGCAGAACAGAGGCATACCAGGGGAACTGAAACATCTAAGTACCCTGAGGAAGAGAAAACAATAGTGATTCCGTCAGTAGCGGCGAGCGAACGCGGATTAGCCCAAACCAAGGAGCTTGCTCCTTGGGGTTGTGGGACGTCTCACATGGAGTTACAAAGGAACCGGTTAGATGAAGAGGTCTGGAAAGGCCCGCCAGAGAAGGTAAAAGCCCTGTAGTTCAAAACCCGTTCCCTCCGAGACGGATCCCGAGTAGTGCGGGGCACGTGAAACCCCGTATGAATCCGGCAGGACCATCTGCCAAGGCTAAATACTCCCTGGCGACCGATAGTGAAGCAGTACCGTGAGGGAAAGGTGAAAAGCACCCCGGAAGGGGAGTGAAATAGATCCTGAAACCGTGTGCTTACAAGAAGTCAGAGCCCGATCTATGGGTGATGGCGTGCCTTTTGTAGAATGAACCGGCGAGTTACGTTCCCGTGCAAGGTTAAGGTGAAGAGCTGAAGCCGCAGCGAAAGCGAGTCTGAATAGGGCGAGTTAGTACGTGGACGTAGACCCGAAACCGGGTGATCTACCCCTGTCCAGGGTGAAGGTGCGGTAACACGCACTGGAGGCCCGAACCCACGCATGTTGAAAAATGCGGGGATGAGGTGGGGGTAGCGGAGAAATTCCAATCGAACCCGGAGATAGCTGGTTCTCCCCGAAATAGCTTTAGGGCTAGCCTCGGAATAAGAGTCGTGGAGGTAGAGCACTGATTGGGTGCGGGGCCCGCAAGGGTTACCAAGCTCAGTCAAACTCCGAATGCCATAGACTTGGTTCCGGGAGTCAGACAGTGAGTGCTAAGATCCATTGTCGAAAGGGAAACAGCCCAGACCATCAGCTAAGGTCCCCAAGTGTGTGTTAAGTGGGAAAGGATGTGGAGTTGCACAGACAACCAGGATGTTGGCTTAGAAGCAGCCACCATTGAAAGAGTGCGTAATAGCTCACTGGTCGAGTGACTCTGCGCCGAAAATGTAACGGGGCTAAACACGCCACCGAAGCTATGGCTTGATATTTAGGTATCAGGGGTAGGGGAGCGTTGAATGCGGGTTGAAGGTGTACCGTAAGGAGCGCTGGACTGCATTCAAGTGAGAATGCCGGTATGAGTAACGAAAAGATCTGTGAGAATCAGATCCGCCGAAAGCCTAAGGGTTCCTGAGGAAGGTTCGTCCGCTCAGGGTAAGTCGGGACCTAAGGCGAGGCCGATAGGCGTAGTCGAAGGACAACAGGTCGAAATTCCTGTACCACCGTAATCCGTTATGAGCGATGGGGTGACGCAGTAGGGTAGTGACGCGGACTGATGGATGTCCGTCTAAGCAGTGAGGCTGGTGTGTAGGCAAATCCGCACATCGTAAGGCTGGGCTGTGATGGGGAGCGAAAATTACAGTAGCGAAGGTCATGATCTCAGACTGCCAAGAAAAGCCTCTAGCCAGGAGAAGGTGCCCGTACCGCAAACCGACACAGGTAGGCGAGAAGAGAATTCTAAGGCGCGCGGAAGAACTCTCGTTAAGGAACTCGGCAAAATGACCCCGTAACTTCGGGAGAAGGGGTGCCTCGGTAGGGTGAATAGCCCGAGGGGGCCGCAGTGAAAAGGCCCAAGCGACTGTTTAGCAAAAACACAGGTCTGTGCGAAGCCGCAAGGCGAAGTATACGGGCTGACGCCTGCCCGGTGCTGGAAGGTTAAGGGGAGTGGTAAGTCCTTTGGGGCGAAGCTATGAACCGAAGCCCCAGTAAACGGCGGCCGTAACTATAACGGTCCTAAGGTAGCGAAATTCCTTGTCAGGTAAATTCTGACCCGCACGAATGGCGTAACGACTTGGGCGCTGTCTCAACGAGAGATCCGGTGAAATTTTAATACCTGTGAAGATGCAGGTTACCCGCGACAAGACGGAAAGACCCCATGGAGCTTTACTGCAGCTTGATATTGAATTTGGGTACGATCTGTACAGGATAGGTGGGAGCCTAAGAGACTTGAGCGCCAGCTTGAGAGGAGGCATCCTTGGGATACCACCCTGATCGTATCTAGGTTCTAACTTGGTACCGTGACCCGGTACGAGGACAGTGTCAGGTGGGCAGTTTGACTGGGGCGGTCGCCTCCTAAAGAGTAACGGAGGCGCCCCAAGGTTCCCTCAGAATGGTTGGAAATCATTCGAAGAGTGCAAAGGCAGAAGGGAGCTTGACTGCGAGACCTACAAGTCGAGCAGGGACGAAAGTCGGGCTTAGTGATCCGGTGGTACCGCATGGAAGGGCCATCGCTCAACGGATAAAAGCTACCCTGGGGATAACAGGCTTATCTCCCCCAAGAGTCCACATCGACGGGGAGGTTTGGCACCTCGATGTCGGCTCATCGCATCCTGGGGCTGAAGTAGGTCCCAAGGGTTGGGCTGTTCGCCCATTAAAGCGGTACGCGAGCTGGGTTCAGAACGTCGTGAGACAGTTCGGTCCCTATCTGTCGTGGGCGTAGGAAATTTGAGAGGAGCTGTCCTTAGTACGAGAGGACCGGGATGGACGTACCGCTGGTGTACCAGTTGTTCCGCCAGGAGCACCGCTGGGTAGCTATGTACGGAAGGGATAAGCGCTGAAAGCATCTAAGCGTGAAGCCCCCCTCAAGATGAGATTTCCCAAATAGTAAGACCCCTTGAAGACGACGAGGTAGATAGGTTGGGGGTGGAAGTGCAGTAATGCATGGAGCTGACCAATACTAATCGGTCGAGGGCTTATCCTAAGTATAGGACGCAATGGAGTTTCGGATCCAGTTTTCAGGGTGTAACACCTTGAAGGTATGTAGAAGATACATACGATAAGCGCATGGCTATTCATTTACACGATTAGTGATGAACTGAATATCGATACGGAAGAATTTGTTTTACAAATTCATGTTTGGTGGCGATAGCGGAGGGGTTCCACACGTACCCATCCCGAACACGACCGTTAAGCCCTCCAGCGCCGATGGTACTTGGACCGCAGGGTCCTGGGAGAGTAGGACGTCGCCAAGCAAAAGTAAAAAGAACCACAATCTCAAGGAGAATGTGGTTCTTTTTTTGTGTTGAAAAGGTAAGACATATATACTTAACTTAATGGAAAGGTACAAATTGAGACTAACTCATATCAATTGAAGCTAATTTGAAATAAATTAGTACCAGGTATTAGTATCAGGTGTTATAATAGGGCAAGGATTATAAAGGAGAGTGATCAGATTGTTGAATTCTAAAGCAAAGCTTACGGCCCTGGGTACTTATGTACCTGAACGGATTTTGACGAATGCTGACTTGGAGAAGCTTGTGGATACTAGTGACGAGTGGATTGTGCAACGAACGGGTATGCGTGAACGGCGAATTGCGGCTGAAGATCAATATGTATCTGATTTATGTATTCAGGCCGTTACACGTATGATTAACCTCTATAACGTAAATATAAACGAAGTTGATATGATCATTGTAGCAACAAGTACACCTGATTACTACTTTCCAAGTACAGCTTCACGGATTCAGGCGTATTTTAATATTCCAGATACGGGATCCATGGATGTAAGTGCAGCATGTGCAGGGTTCACCTATGGACTTCACCTGGCTAATGGCCTTATTACGGGTGGTCTACACCGTAAGGTGTTAGTGGTGGGAGCGGAAACGTTGTCTAAAATTACAGATTATACGGACCGGACGACTTGTATACTTTTTGGAGACGGCGCAGGGGCTGCTCTTGTTGAATGTGACGAGGATGAAGGATCATTTTTAACCGCAGATATCGGAACTTATGGACAAGGGGGAGTTCATCTATATCGTGCAGGTTTATCTGATTATTTAGATGGAGAAAAGTTGCAAACTAATGGATTTCTTGTTCAAAATGGACGTGAGGTTTATAAATGGGCTGTTCGCTCTGTCCCAGCGGGAGTAGAACGGTTATTGGAGCAGGCTGGAATGAAGAATGAGGATCTTGACTGGTTTGTACCGCATAGCGCCAATCTGAGAATGATCGAATCCATATGTGAACGAGGGGCAATACCTTTGGAAAAGACGCTGACAAGTGTAGAGTTTTATGGCAATACATCGGCGGCATCTATTCCTTTGGCTTTACAGTGCGGTTTGGATGATGGGCGTTTACGGTATGGGCAGCGGGTATTGTTATATGGGTTCGGAGGGGGCCTGACTTATGCAGGCCTGCTGTTAAAATGGAGCGTGCCTGATTTGTAAGCTGTCCTATAAAATGTAGAAGTAATAGTATGTACAATCACGTCTTTGAGAGCCGTTGGCATTTGATTTATCGTAAGATGGGAGGATGGTATAATTAACAATATAAGAGAAAGGGGCGTAACATGAAGGTATTAGTATTAGCAGAAAAACCATCCGTAGCCAGAGAGATTGCACGTGTGATGGGAAGCCGTGAGAAGCATAAAAGCTATATAGAGGGGCCTAAGTATGTTGTGACGTGGGCGTTAGGACATTTGGTTGGACTGGCAGAGCCGGAGGATTATGATTCTAAGTATGCGACCTGGAATTTGGAGGACCTGCCGATCCTTCCAAAGAGTACCAAGCTGAAGGTACTGCGGGAAAGCAATCATCAGTTCAAGGCTGTGCAGCAGCTCATGAAGCGGCAGGACATTGGAGAGCTTATTGTGGCAACGGATGCTGCTCGTGAAGGGGAGCTGTTGGCACGTTGGATTATACAAATGGCGAACTGGAAAAAGCCTTTCCACCGCTTGTGGATTTCATCACAGACGGACAAGGCGATTAAGGAAGGTTTCGCGAAGCTGTTGCCTGGACAGCAGTTTGATCGTTTGTATGAATCGGCTCGTTGTCGGGCTGAAGCAGACTGGATGATTGGTCTGAATGTGACTCGCGCATTGACCTGTCGCTATAACGCTCAGCTTTCGGCGGGAAGAGTACAGACACCGACGCTGGGGATGATTATGGAACGTGAGAAGGAAATTACTCAGTTTCGTTCTCAGGAATATGATACATTGACGGCGGACTTTGGTGATTTTCAGGCAACTTGGCGTGCGGAAAATGGCGATTCACGCATGTTTGACCGTACTCAAGCAGAGGCTTTGCGCCGCAAATTGGAAGGCGTCAAAGGCATGGTTGCCAGTGTCAAAAAAAGTGAAAAGAATGAGCCACACCCGTTGGCTTATGATTTAACCGAGCTGCAAAGGGATGCCAACCAGCGCTACGGCTTTTCGGCCAAGCAGACATCTAATGTGCTTCAACGTCTGTATGAGCAGCATAAGCTGGTCACGTATCCACGTACAGACAGCCGTTATCTGACATCCGATATGGTGGATACCCTTAAGGAACGGCTTAATAGTGTGGCTGTAGGCCCGTATGCTTCCTTGGCACGTCCGTTACTGCGCAAGAGCTTGACGGTCTCGAAGCGAATTGTGGATGACAGCAAAGTAACAGATCACCATGCGATCATCCCTACAGAGCAGACGTTGTTACTTAATCAGCTAGGCCCGGAGGAACGTAAGCTGTATGATCTGATTGCGCGGCGATTTATCAGTCTTTTCTATCCACCTGCTCGTTATGATGCTGTAGCGGTTGCAGTAACGGTAGAGCAGGAAACGTTTCAAGTCAAAGGCACGACAATAAAAGATAGTGGCTGGCGTGCTGTATATGACGGAAGTCTCTATGATACGGACGACGAAGCAGAGGAACGTGAGGACAACGGAAGTGGTGTTATTTTACCTGAACTGAAAAAAGGGGATTCCGTCCGGGTTCAGCGTTGCCTTGTGCGTGCTGGACGAACGATGCCGCCGAAGCGGTATACGGAAGCGGCACTACTTGCTCAGATGGAGAAGCATGGTCTGGGTACTCCTGCTACTCGCGCGGATCTGATTGAGAAGCTGGTTAGCTCGGATACAATTGAGCGTCAGGGAAATGTAATGCATCCAACGGGGAAAGGCAAGCAACTGATTGAGCTGGCAGCTCCACAGCTAAGAACACCGGAGCTGACGGCACGTTGGGAAGCGGAGCTGGAACGAATCGCGCGTGGTCAAGGGCAACCAGGACCGTTCCTGGACTCCATTCGTGCGATGGCGAAAGAGCTGGTTTCCACTGTGAAAAATAGCAGTGCCGAATACAAGCCCCATAACGTGACAAACAGCCATTGCCCGGATTGTGGTGCAAAGCTTTTGGAGAAGAAGGGCAAACAGGGCAAGTTCCTCGTATGTCCAAGTGTGGATTGCGGCTATCGCCGTTCGGGAGAAAAACGTTTGTCGAATCGTCGTTGTCCGCAGTGCCATAAAAAAATGGAAATGAAAGAGGGCAAGGCGGGGTTGTATGTAAGATGTCTGTCTTGTGGCATTACCGAGACGCTGGACAAGGACAAGCAACGGGTAAACAAACGTGAACAGCAGAAGCTGGTAAGACAATATGAAAAGCAGGAGCCTCTTGGCTCCAGTCTGGGTGATCTACTGAAAGCAGCCTTGGAACAAAAGCAGGGGAAATAACTGAAAGCTAACAGTAGACCAATACTAAGGCAGCAGTAATGACAAGAAGCAAGCAGCAAAATCGGTATAAAAGCTCTCTCTCTTTGGCATGGTAAGCCTAGGAGGTGAGTAGTTATGCCCAAGCATAAACCGCTTAAAATCAACAATCAGCAAAATAAATCAAGTATATTGGAGGAAGAAATCGCTCCACATCCAGAGAAGCAAGCGAAATATCCTCCAAGCCTGAATGGAATTCCTAAACAGCAGTCTTGATACGAAGTGGCAGGAGCCATGGATTGTATCAAAAATGGAATCAGTTATCCATTGAATGGTATGGATTTAACCATCTGACAGGCAAACTTAAACTTGAAGCTATATCAAGGCTGAGACAATTGGCCTCCGTATGGAGTTGTAGGTTGTCATTGTCTTGCGAAAAAGGAGCAACAGTTACGGTATATCACCGTTACTGCTGCTCCTTTTTTTTGTGAGCTGGCTTTTATATCTTATTGTTCATTGAGAATGCTTATTTGGATTTTCACAAATCCTTATTTACTCATTTATTAGTATTCATTAAAGAAGGACTGAATTTCTTTAACATCATGCGTTTGAGTCAAAGCAAGCATGAGCAAGATCCGTGCTTTTTGCGGATTGAGCGAGTCAGTGGAAACAAAGTTGGACGCTGCGTCTTTCGTTGACGGAGAGACGATCCCGCTCCCTACACGGCTGGAACGTGCGATGATGACTCCTTTTTTACCTGCTGCCTCAGCACCTTCTGTAGAGGTCTTGGACAAGGAACCATTGCCGGAGCCTGCCACGACGATCCCTTTGGCACCTGCCGCTACGGCTGCATCATACAGATAGCGCCCGTTATTTTGATATTCGTATAAAATATCTACCTGAGGCAGTTGGGTCAGAATGGAAATATCGAACATAGAAGCAGTTGTATGCTTGTGTGTAGATTTGTTGTAGTAGTACACTTGATCTCCCACAACAGCTCCCAGGTATCCCTGCTCCACAGACTTGAACGTATCGACTGCTGTCGTGTTCGTTTTGGTAATGTATCTCGCTGCACCGATACGGTCATTTAGCAGTACGAGTACGCCTTGACCTTTGGAGGCTGAAGCCCCGGCGACTTTGACAGCATTATAAAGGTTAAAAGGACCATCGGCGCTGATTGCTGTAGCTGGACGCATGGAGCCAACGACAACCACAGGCTTATCGCTATTGACGACCAGATTGAGGAAATAAGCGGTTTCTTCCAGCGTATCTGTACCATGAGTAATAACGATTCCGTCTACATCATCTCTGGCGAGCAGTTCATTCGTACGTTTGGCGAGTTTTAAAAGGATATCATTATTAATGTCAGGACTGCCCACGTTGACAACCTGTTCACCGCTGACGTTTGCAATACTTTTCATTTCAGGAACGGCGTTAATCAGAGTCTCGACACCCAACGCGCCTGCTTTGTAGTCGGTTGTATCGGTGTTGACGGCAGATGACCCTGCGATGGTTCCCCCAGTAGCAAGTATTTTAATGTTGGGTAGATTATTCGTTTGTGGTTTCTCAGATTTATCGGTGATGGTAGTGGCAGATGGAGGTACAGTCGTGCTGGTGGTAGCTGCTGCCGCAGCGTTAGCGGTAAAACCACCACTCCATAAGGTACTTCCGAGAATAAAGCTGGCCAGCAGGGGAATCATTGTCATTTTTTTCATGTTAGTCATATAAAGCTCCTCTCCAATGTGAAAAACATAGATATGAATGATAGATTAACTGACAAATATTTTGTCGAATTACGTTAATATCACGAATTATAGAGGCTGAAATTGTTTTTAGTCAATATATATGTCATATAATATGACGTAATAACTTATTTTTTATGAATGTAATCGTTTTATTGTTTGTATAAGGTGTTTTGTAAGGTGATAGCAATTACTTTTTATATGATTTTGTATAGAGTTCATTAGTAGGATGATAGGGGGAGCTAACTTTATGTAAGTCATACGATTACACAGGGTAAACCGAAATTGACCGGTCTTCCGGCCGTTCTACAATATACAGTATTCAATGAATTAGATGCTATCACTCGTTCTGTACGTTTTGAAAATATAGGCAGTTCAAATGTAACGCTCCGACGGGCTTTGAGCTGTAATGTGGATTTCGTGACGGTGATTATGATATGTGCAATTGTCTGGTTCATGAGGTAGGGAGAATCATTCCAGACGCCGGAAGCTGTACTGGTTCGTTCCTGGGAAGAATTGTATGATATGTCGCGCACCTATCATCGCTTATATTGAACAAGACTGTCAAGAGGAGGATTTCGTGATCAGGTCGTCCGGTGCTGATTAAAAACTGTGGGAAAGCCACGTATTTTAATTTTAATGGGGATCGGATTAAAGAAATTGCTTCGGCTGGTCAGGAACTTGGAATTGAGCTGTTTGTACTGGACGATGGTTGGTTGTCTGTCTGGGTAGACTGGGAGAAGAGATTACTGCGACAGGATAGAAGTGAACATCGAAATTACAATAAGCAGACACCTCAAAGGGAGCCTGCTTGTTGTTTTTGCAGAAGCTAAAAGAAGGTAATGTATCTGGTTTTTGCAACATCTAAAGTAAATACATTGCAATCCAAACTGACATTATACGTGAATAACATGGTTTTACAGCAGGGTACCTGCAATTAAGGATTGTTGGTATGCTGTTTGGTTGGCAAGCTGGCGCTGGGAGTTCCTTTTCCTCTTTTACGGTTGCGTTCTGCCTTTTTTGCATTTTCCCGCAGCTTTTCGACGTATTCATGGGTGCTTTCCATCGTAGTCCCTCCTTTAATTCAAGGATATCCGTCATACAACGTTACTATATCCGCAAAAGCGGTATTTCAGTCAGGAGAAGGCGTTGTTTCTGCAAAAGGGGTGGAGTTATAATGAAGGGGAGAGGGCTTAGAGGGGCTAATGCCTGGACTCGGTACGGTGTGTAAAAGGAGGGGAGACATTGCAGACAGGCTTGTTGGTGTGGCTGCTGTTTATAAATGCAGTAGGCTATCTGGTAATGTCGGAAGACAAAAAGAGGGCGCGTAAGCACCGTGATCGGGTACCCGAACGGACGCTATTTTTGCTGGCCCTGATTGGGGGAGCGTTGGGCGTGCTGATTGCAATGTACCGCAAACGCCACAAAACGCGGCATATGAGCTTCAGACTGGGTATTCCTGCGTTGCTGTTCGTTAATGCATTGCTGTACGGGTATTTTTTACGGTAAAGCCGTGGTTTAGGCTCTCATGGGGATGTTTAATGATGAGTAAGGCGGCTATGCTAGCGTCCGGCAATGTGAATGTATGAGCGGCCAAGGGAATACATATTTCAGGCGTTGTTCTGACAAACTGAATAGGAAGAGGTGCATATGTATGTTATTTTCGAAAATATTGCTTGCTTATGACGGTTCCGAGGCATCCAACAAGGCCTTGCTGAAGGCAGCAGAATTAACCAAGGCATCACCGTCCTCGCAGCTTGAGGTTGTAACAGCATTTGATTTTCCGCGTATATTCATGGGGGAAGGTTTGGCTCCGATTCCAGCTTCGGTGAATAAAGAATATTACGATTTGGCGGAGCAAACCACGGATGAGGTCAAAAAACGGCTTGCCGACCAGGGCATTGACGCTAAGGTGGAGCTGATTCAGGGTTCGCCAGCTGAAGTTATTTTGGATTATGCGAATGAAAATGGCTTTGATGTGATTGTGATCGGCAGCCGTGGTTTGGGCGGTATTCGTGAATTTGTGTTAGGCAGCGTCAGTCATAATGTGGTGCAGCATGCACGCATTCCTGTGCTGGTCGTGAAGTAACAGAATAGAAGGAATAAAAGTCGGATTACTGCCTGTACAGGAAGTACCGGCTTTTATTTTTTTGTGGAGCATAGAGCCGATCTATGATGGTAGTCTGAGGCAAAGAGTCGGCTAAATGTATAGCTACCGTCCCGTCTTGCGGGTAGAAAAGGGTTTGTGTTTTGTAAAACACGAACATTCAATTGGTTGATTTTAATAATGTTCGTTTCCAAGTTGACATAAGGTGTAGGGAATTGTTAAACTATGAAGTGTATTGTCGATAAAAAAAGAACTTTAGGTAAAAATTAATAAGGTACACATGCTTGAGCCGAAACAGACCACGATTATACTTGTAAAGAATATGTTTAAAGGTCGAGTAGGCAAAATGATGACTCGTATAATGCCGGGGATATGGCCCGGAAGTTTCTACCTGGAAACCTTAAATTTCCGGACTACGGGAGACATACGGCTGAAGCCGCATTTGTTGCGGTGAAACAGGCTTGCCTTTGGCATGCCCTTGAGAGGCTTTGTCGTTTGTTTTTCGTAGTCCGGTGTCTTGAAAATAACATTATTTTCGAGTGCCGGATTTTTGGCGCTTATTGATAAACAGGGAGTGAAGGACATGTCAGTGCAGGTCGCTGTTATTATGGGCAGCACATCGGACTGGGACACCATGCAGCATGCATGTGCAGTGCTGGACGAGCTTGAAATCGGATATGAAAAAAAGGTAGTCTCAGCCCATCGA carries:
- a CDS encoding ketoacyl-ACP synthase III, giving the protein MLNSKAKLTALGTYVPERILTNADLEKLVDTSDEWIVQRTGMRERRIAAEDQYVSDLCIQAVTRMINLYNVNINEVDMIIVATSTPDYYFPSTASRIQAYFNIPDTGSMDVSAACAGFTYGLHLANGLITGGLHRKVLVVGAETLSKITDYTDRTTCILFGDGAGAALVECDEDEGSFLTADIGTYGQGGVHLYRAGLSDYLDGEKLQTNGFLVQNGREVYKWAVRSVPAGVERLLEQAGMKNEDLDWFVPHSANLRMIESICERGAIPLEKTLTSVEFYGNTSAASIPLALQCGLDDGRLRYGQRVLLYGFGGGLTYAGLLLKWSVPDL
- a CDS encoding DNA topoisomerase III, which encodes MKVLVLAEKPSVAREIARVMGSREKHKSYIEGPKYVVTWALGHLVGLAEPEDYDSKYATWNLEDLPILPKSTKLKVLRESNHQFKAVQQLMKRQDIGELIVATDAAREGELLARWIIQMANWKKPFHRLWISSQTDKAIKEGFAKLLPGQQFDRLYESARCRAEADWMIGLNVTRALTCRYNAQLSAGRVQTPTLGMIMEREKEITQFRSQEYDTLTADFGDFQATWRAENGDSRMFDRTQAEALRRKLEGVKGMVASVKKSEKNEPHPLAYDLTELQRDANQRYGFSAKQTSNVLQRLYEQHKLVTYPRTDSRYLTSDMVDTLKERLNSVAVGPYASLARPLLRKSLTVSKRIVDDSKVTDHHAIIPTEQTLLLNQLGPEERKLYDLIARRFISLFYPPARYDAVAVAVTVEQETFQVKGTTIKDSGWRAVYDGSLYDTDDEAEEREDNGSGVILPELKKGDSVRVQRCLVRAGRTMPPKRYTEAALLAQMEKHGLGTPATRADLIEKLVSSDTIERQGNVMHPTGKGKQLIELAAPQLRTPELTARWEAELERIARGQGQPGPFLDSIRAMAKELVSTVKNSSAEYKPHNVTNSHCPDCGAKLLEKKGKQGKFLVCPSVDCGYRRSGEKRLSNRRCPQCHKKMEMKEGKAGLYVRCLSCGITETLDKDKQRVNKREQQKLVRQYEKQEPLGSSLGDLLKAALEQKQGK
- a CDS encoding type II asparaginase; translated protein: MTNMKKMTMIPLLASFILGSTLWSGGFTANAAAAATTSTTVPPSATTITDKSEKPQTNNLPNIKILATGGTIAGSSAVNTDTTDYKAGALGVETLINAVPEMKSIANVSGEQVVNVGSPDINNDILLKLAKRTNELLARDDVDGIVITHGTDTLEETAYFLNLVVNSDKPVVVVGSMRPATAISADGPFNLYNAVKVAGASASKGQGVLVLLNDRIGAARYITKTNTTAVDTFKSVEQGYLGAVVGDQVYYYNKSTHKHTTASMFDISILTQLPQVDILYEYQNNGRYLYDAAVAAGAKGIVVAGSGNGSLSKTSTEGAEAAGKKGVIIARSSRVGSGIVSPSTKDAASNFVSTDSLNPQKARILLMLALTQTHDVKEIQSFFNEY
- a CDS encoding DUF4023 family protein, whose amino-acid sequence is MESTHEYVEKLRENAKKAERNRKRGKGTPSASLPTKQHTNNP
- a CDS encoding DUF1294 domain-containing protein; translated protein: MQTGLLVWLLFINAVGYLVMSEDKKRARKHRDRVPERTLFLLALIGGALGVLIAMYRKRHKTRHMSFRLGIPALLFVNALLYGYFLR
- a CDS encoding universal stress protein → MLFSKILLAYDGSEASNKALLKAAELTKASPSSQLEVVTAFDFPRIFMGEGLAPIPASVNKEYYDLAEQTTDEVKKRLADQGIDAKVELIQGSPAEVILDYANENGFDVIVIGSRGLGGIREFVLGSVSHNVVQHARIPVLVVK